GCTGAAGGACGCGGGCCTGCCGGCGCCCAAGCCCGTGCAGCACCCACTGCACCCGGCGCCCGCCCCCCACCACGGCTTGCCCGGCCTCCTCTCCAACCACGGCCTCTTCTCGCTGCCCGGCAGCAGCGCGGCCACGGCCCTGCTGATCCAGCGCACCAACGAGGAGGAGAAGTGGCTGGCGCGGCAGCGGCGGCTGCGGCAGGAGAAGGAGGACCGGCAGTCGCAGGTGTCCGAGTTTCGGCAGCAGGTGCTGGAGCAGCACCTGGACATGGGCCGGCCGCCAGCGCCCACGGAGACGGAGCACAGGCCGGAGAGCACCAGGTGGGGCCTGGCGAGCGGGGTGGGCCAAGGGTGTGGGAACTCCCTGAGGTTAGCATTTATTGAGCGCCTACGGTTTGCTTTCTGCTGAATGTTGTCACTTATTTCCTTTTGTCCTCTGACCCCCATCCTGCTCGTGAGGGAGCAGTGCGAGGACGGGAGGCAGTTGCCCGAAGGCAGTTGCCCGAAGGCGCCCATCCTCAGGTTGCCTTGCCGCCAAGCCTGTGCCCAGAACCGGGATCCTTCCCGTGCAGCTCAGCTGCGCCCCCACTGGGACACCCATGGTGCCTGCAGAGGGCAAGGGAGGATCTTCAATTACTAATTCCGTTTgttctttccatctctctctgcccaaacttttttttttttttaatgagaagggGCTGcctttaatttttctgtaagcaaaaaattctgttttcataatttgaaaaaaattcccaTCTCCCGGACCTGTTATGAAAGCGTTTCCTAGAGGCCTTTGTGCTGGACCCCCAGCTGCCAGCGCTCACCCTGTGAGCTCACGGCTGTGGCCCCGGgccccccagcccaccctccaTCCCTGCAGAGCTCATTCTAAAGGGCTAACCCTAACCCTCAGGCAGAGTGGGCGGAGAGAGCCCAGCCAGCCCTCAGGAACGCTGGACCCTGctccccttctctgggcctcgttTTCCTCAGTTGTGCACAAAGGAGGTGGGGCGGGAGGCCCTCTGAGCATCTTTCCAGCCCTCAATGTCCAAAGTGCTGTCTGGGGACAAGAAACACTAGGGTGTCTGGGTCTGAGGTGTTTTAATGTCCACTTCTTCTGCTCCCTGTCTCTCATTCCTCCAGCTTTTTGCTGACGGGgggtcttctctctgtgtcctagGTGCCACTGGCTCACCCAGCAGCCACACGACTGCACCCACGTAGGCCCCAAAGAGATTCCATGGCTAATTGGGTGTGACTGGGAGTGAACTGTGGCTGGGCTCTGGCTGGGTCTCCGGCAGCCTCTGGCTTGCCCTGCTCAGTATGGCTGCAGTGAGTCCCCTCTGCTGCAGACGGTCCCCCTGCTGCTCTGGGCCCACTCCAAGGCCACACAGGGGCTGGCTTGTCTGCTTGTGAgctgccctctgctcctccaATCCCTGCACACTCGAGACTAAGAGCGCAGTCAACATCTCCTGGCATCACACGTCTAGCATCTCTGGATAAATCTGGAGTCCAGCTTTGACTCCAGAGGGTGTCTTCCTCTCCGTGGGGCCCCCAAAGTCCCAGCGCAGCTGTCAGGGCCTATGTGCTGCTGCCCCCAGCAGGGGTGGCCTCTGCCCAGATCCTAGTGGAGCCCTGGGTTGGGGAATAGGGCCCTGGCCCTGGTGGTCCCCATGGCTGCTGGCGGCATGCTCGGCCCTCCAACAGCATGAACCTGATGCTCTTTCAAGCCGTCATCCTCCAAGCTAGAAAACCATTCTGTGCTTGGCTTCAGagcatgaaatatttattctgctgatgggTTTCATTCCTTTGCTCTTTACTTAAGGACACACAGGCTCTTGATAAGGGTCTGTCTGCCCATTAGAGGAGCAGCAGCTTTGGGGCTGTCTCCCAGCTTGAGCTGGAGAGTAACTCGAGGAGCCTTGGTGGCTGTGGTTACTGTCCCCTCCTCGGCCTGGCAGGAAGGGCCCTGAGAGCCTGGGCACGCGCCCGCCGTGCTCTCGGCACCTTCCGTCCCCTCAGGCCTTGCCCTGGGTCACCTTGGTGGCATGGGGCTTCTCTTTAAAGAAATAGATACTAACTTTGGAAAAACAACACCCAGATTGTCTTTTgtaagttgaattttgttttaaaggcACCAAGGAAAGAGTCATTTAGTTTGGCTTCCGGCAAAGCTGATTGTCTGATGGAGGGTCCCTTCCAGTTCCCTCCCTGCCTGGCTCCCCGGTCAGGCACCCCGCCCGGTCCTTGGAGACCCTTTGGGTGTAGCTGCTGCTTTAGGGGCTTGTGGAGTTGCTGCAGTTCTGCCGGGGACCACTGGGGGGCAGCAGCAGCCAGGCCTGCCCTGGCTGTCGGGGTCTCCCCAACAGCTGCTCTCTGGCTTCTGTCCACgtgcagtggggagaggaagttGTGGCCACACCTTTGGCGCCAGAGCCGTCTTGTGTCCCTGTGGTGGGTCTGCCTGTGGAAAGTAAAGATGAGGCTCTGTCCTCACAGAGTTGATGGGAAGTTAGGGAGTGGTGGGACAGGATGAGCCACTGCCAGGTCATGAGTGAGAAACAGGACAGAGCGGGGCTGCGCCTTCAGCAAGCAGAGCCCACCTGGAGTCTCTATCCTCTCGTGAGCGAGCTTGCGTGTACCTGCCTCAGGCTGTCTTTGAGGAGGTGTGGTCCCTTCACTGTGGGGTAGGGGCCCTGGATGGGGGCCTACAGGAGGCCTTTACTCCCCTCCAGCTCTGGCGGGCTAAGTGAGTTCCCATCTGGGCTGCCATAGAAGTTGTCCCTCGCTGCCAGGTGCTGGCAGGTAGCCGGGGGGCAGTGGGTGGCTGATGCGACCACCCTCTCAGGACTGATGGCTGGTTCTGTTCTCTCCCTAGGCCGGGACCAAACCGCCATGAGCCGGGAAGCCGAGACCCTCCACAGCACTTTGGCGGGCCCCCACCCCTCATTTCGCCCAAGCCCCAGCACCACTCCGTGCCCACAGCCCTCTGGAACCCGGTGTCCCTGATGGACAGCACGCTGGACACGAGGCGCGCCCCAGAGGGCCATCCCCTGCACAGCCACCCCACCCCATTTGAGCCCAGCCGCCAGGCGGCCGTCCCACTGGTAAAGGTGGAAAGGATCTACTGCCCGGAAAAGGCAGAGGAGGGGCCCCGGAAGCGCGAGGCCACCCCCCTGGACAAGTACCAGCCGCCGCCTCGGGAGGCAGGGAGCCTGGAGCAGCCGGCCTTCCCTCACGGGTCCGCGCCCTTCCTGGCTGAACTCGAGAAGTCCACGCAGACCCTCCTGGGCCAGCAGCGGGCCTCCCTCGCCCATCCTGCCCCCTTTGGGGAGCTTACCGGGCCCCTAAAGCCAGGCTCGCCCTCCCGGCCCCCAGCTTCTCGGGGCCCCGACCCCGCCTACATCTACGATGAGCTCCTGCAGCAGCGCCGGAGGCTGGTCAGCAAGCTGGACCTGGAGGAGCGCAGGCGGcgggaggcccaggagaaaggTCCGCTCTCCCCAGGTGGCCCTCGCCCCCAGGACCAGGGGGCGGTGGTTCTCGCCTCTCGGCCTCTCTTCTCCCACTCCTGGCTTCCGCTCTGAGGTTTAGCAACTCCAGGGAGCAGGTTCCCTGTCTTCTTCGCCTGTCTTGCCATAGTGCAAAGCTGAATCAGCACGCACAGTTACAGACGATGAACCGGGGCTAGTGAGACAGCCCTAAGTATTAACAGTGCGGCACAGCAAGCAGGAGGCTGTTGAGAGAGCGGGCCCGGGTCCGGCGGGGGCTCCTCACTGGGGCCAGGGTCACAACTGCAGGCAGGTGGCCCCAGGGCTGGGTCGGGGTCGGGCGGTCTGGCCACCTCTCCTTCCAGCTCCTGCTGGGGCTGGGATGGCACTTAAACACCAGTTCCTCAGGTTCCCCCAGAGAGCCAGAGAACAGGGGAGCAGGCACCCACCTGCACCCCCGTCTGCCCGGGAGGGGTCAGGGAGGTTCCAGACTAGTTTCTTCCGTGGGAAACTCAGGCTCTGCACGGCGCTGGACTCAGAGTCTTGGCCAGGagctggggccggggccggggccgagtGAGTCCTGGGTGGTGGTTCTGGGCTAGATTTAGGGCCCGAGAGGCTCTCCTCTGTTCACCTCgtgaggaggagcggggagcgtGCTGGTGCCCTCGGGTGCAGAGGTTCTGTTTGGCATGTGAGTTTACGTGCATGCTCCGTGCCTTTGAGAGAGCGGGGAGCTGAGGGTGCCTGTGCCCTCCTGAGTTCCGGACCCAGACGGCCACAGCAGACAGCAGATGTGCACAGACAGCTTTGGGCTGCCTTGGACACGGCCCCGGGCCTGTGTGATGAACGGTCCCCTGCCGAGGGATCAGTGTCAGCCCAGGGACCACCTGACCATTTGGGGGCTGTGGATCCAAGGGAAGCCTGgtgcctgcctcctgccccccacTTCCCAGCCTTGAAAAGCCCTCGGACTAGGGGTTAGCGTGCGTTTCCACCTGGGACGAGAGGAGTCTAGGTTTGGGGATGTTCAGAGGGCCAGTAGGGCCAATGGGTGGGTCTGTACATCCGCCGGAGGATTGAGGCTCCCTGCCCAGCTGAAGCCGTGTGTCCTTGCCGCCAGGGTACTACTACGACCTGGACGACTCCTATGATGAGAGTGACGAAGAAGAGGTCAGGGCCCACCTCCGCTGTGTGGCTGAGCAGCCGCCCCTCAAACTGGACACATCCTCTGAGGTATCTGGGGTTTCGTGGCCGCTGTCGGGCTGTGGGCTGGACGCTGGCACCCACCTCGGGGCCCGCCTCTTGGCTTTCCCGCTGTCGGGGTCCTCCTCCCTCGAGGCCCGGCACAGAGTGGCCATGGCACATGGGCTTCAAGGACCCCAGGAGGGGCCCCTGGGTCAGTGGGGGCAGACCACTGCCAGTGGTTTCaaactcatttgttttctttcccaatCTAGAAGCTAGAGTTTTTGCAACTTTTTGGCTTGACCACCCAACAGCAGAAGGAGGAATTGCTGACGCAGAAGCGGAGGAAGCGGCGGCGGATGCTGAGGGAAAGGAGCCCGTCGCCCCCGACGGTTCAGAGCAAGCGGCAGACGCCTTCGCCGAGGCTGGCGCTGACCACCCGCTACAGCCCCGACGAGATGAACTGCAGCCCCAACTTCGAAGAGAAGAAGAAGTTCCTGACCATCTTCAATCTGACCCACATCAGCGCAGAGAAGAGGAAGGGTAAGGCCTGCCTGGACCtcgtggtgggggcggggccgccTGAAGGCCGAGTGCCCCTCGGGAAGCGGGGGGGGGGGCCTGGGCTCCCTGGGGAAGCAGCCCCTCTGCTCTGACCTGCCCCACTGTCTCTTCACCATCATGCTCCTCTCCGCCCAAAACTCAAGTCGCCCCATTCGAGgcccattttctctttctccacccCGGGTGGAATTGAGGACTCGCCAGTGTTCTCTGTAAAGCCGCCGTAAGCTTGATGGTTGCTCTTGGCCCTTTTCGGCTCTCCAGTGCCTTCAGCTCCCCTGGGCATGGGGTGGAGATGCGCCTTTCCTCTGCTAGGTGCTCCAGGCTCCTCAGCTCCGGGCTGCTGATGTGGCCGCTGGGCCGGGTGCTCTGACGCCAGGAGGCGGTAGGTGGTCCGTGGCAGCCAGGCAGAGCCGACACCCACTGTGAGTGGATGGCTTCTCCTAAGAGATGCTTCCAGATCAGTCTGGCTACCAAGGGCCGTGCTGGGGCCGGTTCTTAGGCTGGAATCCTTGGTGCAGAAGAAGTGGTGCGTTCTGCACGCCGTCTGGGGCATCCGCTCTCACTCACTCGGCGCCAGGATGTAGCTCGGGGAGAACTTGGCCTGTGTGGGGCACACACCTCCGAGTCCACCGCACTGACACCGGGTCAGCTCTTTCTGGAGGGACGTCAGAGGAAAGCAGATGTGCTCATCGGTCATTTAGttgctttcctttgttttaggtGGGTGTGGCAGTTTGGTGTTTGTGTTTAACCAGCGAGCTGGAATTCTTGCTTTGCCTCAAAGGGGCAGTGACACGTTGTTCTCAGTACAGATCCCCAAGAATGTGTAGTTCTATTTGTAAAGAGCATCTTTTTTCCTGACTTAATTGCTGGAAGCCACCAGTGATGTGGCCACTTAAGTTTGTCAGCAAGAGGTACCTGAAGTGCACCAGGAATTCGTGGCATCGAATGTCACAGGGTCTGGGTCCTTCCCCCAGTGGCAACCGTCGTGGGAATCACACTCGCGTGACGTGAGCGGTGGGGAGGAGAATGTGCCTGGAAGCGGCCTGTGCTTCCGGACAGTGGGCTGTGGCTCTTCAGGGCTGTTTCCTGTGTTGGGGACAGCTTTTTCATCTTATAAATAAGAACACATCCTCAGAAGGTACCTCGGAAGATCGTCGATACCTGTTATTTCACCGTACACTGTACGCACGGCTGTTCTTGGAAAACGTCTGAAATGTTACGTAGTAAAAGCCAAGAAGAATCTAGGCTCACTCTGAAATGAAGCTTCTTCCTTTAAACCCAGCCTGTCCCCCTGGCTTTGTTTCTCCTTTTAAAGGACTTACTGCCTGCCTGCCAGTCATGGCCTGGGCTAgactcctgcccccttccctctcagAAATGATGCAACCATCTTGTTAATCTCAGGCTGCTTTTCTCATAGACAAAGAGAAACTTGTTGAGCTGCTCCAGGCCATGAAGCAGAAGGCACTGTCAGCAGCAGTGGCAGACCCGCTCAGGAACTCTCCGAGGGACAGTCCGGCTGTCTCCCTGAGCGGTAAGGCCAGCCCATCCGCCACCGCCCGGGACTGTCCACTCCAGGTCGTCTTCCTCCTGGAAACAGCGTGcgcttctctccatctctctcttaaGCTTTCTGCGCGTGTGAAGGATCTCCTCGGCCAGAGTCAGGGCTCGGAGAGTTAAGGAGGGGGGTCCCAGCTTCGGCAGAGCCCCGCCCGGTGGGCAGCACGGTTGTGGACGTTGTCCATCAGTCGGCCCTTGGTTGGCGCTCTCCTCCCGGCGTCTCTGTCTTGCTCATTCCGTCTTCCAGGCCTCTCCGCCACCTGCTGtcactcctctctctgctctggcTCTGACTCTTGACTCCACCTCGCTGTGCTGCTAATGGAGCAGGAGATGTTGATGCTCCGGCCCTGTCCTCGACCCCTAACGCAGTCTTTCTTGTTGGGTTGGGCTATGTCACCTTCTGCCTTCTGGATGACCTGAGGCAACTTGCTTCTTCCTGTAGACTCTTCTTCCTAGATGCCTTCCTGGGGCAGCACCTTTCAAGGATGGACTTGCTGCTGAACACACCACACTGTGCACTGACATTTACTCAAATGGCTCCCAGTTCTTGGTCTTTTGCACTAGGTCTCTCTTCAGTGTAAGCTCTAGAGTTCAGGGTCTGCCTGTTCACTTGCAGCTCTTAACACATTCCCTGCTTTCTCTAGAAGAACCGGCCACGCAGCAAGTCTCTCTGGATGTGGAGACGCCTGTGGGTGTCGCTGCTTCCTCGCCTGCCGGCCCGAAGGCCACGGAGCCTGGGAGACTGGAACAGCGCCGGCCCCAGGAGCTGCCGCGAGTCCAGGAGACGGCTCCTGCCAGCGGCGAGAAGGCCAGGCTGAGTGAGAcccctgggggcaggaggagccTGAGCATGCTTCATTACATCCGGGGCCCCGCGCCCAAGGACGTCCCTGTGCCGCTGTCCCATAGCATCAACGGGAAGAACAAGCCCTGGGAGCCCTTCGTGGCAGAGGAGTTTGCACATCAGTTCCACGAGTCCGTCCTGCAGTCCACCCAGAAGGCCCTGCAGAAGCATAAAGGTAACGAGGCCGCCTGGGCCTGCTCTGCTGCTTTGTTCCGGAGCGCCGCTCAAACCTCGGGCGGGGTGCGAGAGACACCTGGTGTTCTTATTAGAGGCAGATTCTGCCTCTGGGGGTCCAGGATGGGGACCGAGAATGCTCCATTCCCAGGAGATGCTGGTCTGCTGGCCAACTGTACTTGAAGGAAGTTTACATCTGAATTGAGTAAGGCCTGCCCTTTCAGTAAGGGCAGGCTAGGTGCCTTTCCAGCAAAAATAGGATCCATGCTTCTCGAGGTAGTCATTTTCCAGAGTCCCCCACACAGACTCACCTGGAAACCTGCCTTTCCTTCAATGATCAGACCCAGCGAGCACTCAGTGACATAATGGTTGCTCCAGCCCCACGTTTGAGCCCCCAGATTCATGCCTCTTGGACATTTTGGTGGGAGCCACTGCAGGTCAGAGGACAGAGGTCACTATGTTTCATTCCCACCAAATCAGATTAGACTGAAATTAACTAGGAAAGAACCCTCAGTGAATATGGAGGATCCTACTGAGTTATAAGTGAGGGTTGTGCTCCCCAGGAGCCAGAAAGAGAGCTTGCTTATCACACCAAAACCGTTGACAGTTTTCTGTGATAACGTCTAAGAGCTGAGGAGATAGGTGAGCGTTTTTAGACATACAGGTCTGATGTTGTTAGCGTCCTTCAGGTAAGTTAATGCTGTCGGGAGAGAAGAAATGATacccaaaaaggaaagaaagggcagTGGGtttcacagtgatttaaaaaagagaattccCCAGGTCAGGAGGAGGGCTTTACTGGGTGTTTGTCGTGACGTTCCCTGAATCATGTTTTTCAAGATGTTTTGACTAGATGGCTAGGTTAAACCCCTCTGTGCCCCTCTAGGACACTCCCACAGAGGCTGTGGCCAGCGGACACGTTTTCCCTGCTTCATTTCAACCCCTCTCCGGGATTACATTTGACCATTTCCTCGGGATTTTAAAGTTATCCAGCCCCTGCCAGGCTGAGCTGTCCTAGTGCGGTGACTGAGCAGGTCTCGGACTCTGCCCAAGGCTGCCATCCACAGGGAGGCAGCGTGCACCTGGTAGACCACCGCCAGCAGGGCCAGCAGACAGAGTGGACCTCGTCTAAACAGGCCCCAGTGATAGCGAAGTCCTGGTCAGGGCAGAGCACTGGGTGTGCTCGGGACTGAAGGGCCTGCATTTCATGAGGGAAGTGATGCTTATTGAGGGCCAAGCTTAGACTCCAGACTAGCTGAGACTCCCGTGTTACAGAGCAGGGCGTGGCAGCTCAGAGACCGGCTCAGCTGAGAGATCATAGACGTGTTCTGACCAGTGGGAGCCCAGAGCTGCCACTGTCTTTATGACTCCTCCAGCCACTTCTTTGGTGTGGGAAGGGTACGGGCCTCTCTTACTTCGTCTCGTCTGCTGGAGACCTGTAGTCATGCTGTCGCCCCTTGtcctcctgctccctgcccctccctcccccagcacgcGGTCCCCACGGGCCCTGTGACGCGCCTGTCTTCCCTCCCCAGGAACCGCAGCTGTGCTGTCTGCAGAGCAGAACCACAAGGTTGACACGTCCGTCCACTACAACATTCCTGAGCTGCAGGCCTCGAGCcggctgcccctgccccagcacaACGGGCAGCAGGAGCCCCCTGCTGTGAGGAAGGGCCCCCTCCAGCAGGAGATGGACCAGGACTCAGAGGACGACGACAGCGATGACAGGGAGGAGGACGATGAGGACCCCCCCAGGCGCAAGTGGCAAGGGATTGAGGCCATTTTTGAAGCTTACCAGGAACACATAGAAGGTACGCGGTGGGGCGGGGAGCAGGCTGAGGGTCCAGTCGGGAAAGTGCAAGAAAGCTTAATAGACTGGTCGGTGCAAGACTTCCCTGCCACTGATGGAGGTTCCCGGGACACAAGTAGAAACAAAAACTAGAAGGTACCTTTTCTTCAGCACTATTTCCAGAACTGTTCCTCTGGCTTCCTTATGATGGAAGTCCTCATGGACAAAACTGAGGTCATTCTCACTGGTGGAATTTAAGCACCAAGCTCCCGCCCCCATGCAGTATGACAGTGCGAACCTGGGCCTTGCCCTCTGTGCTGTTTTCCCTGCGCTCCTAAATATTCTGTCCGTCCTGACACTTGTGGCTACACACAAGGGTCCCAGAAAATGCAACGCTGATTAACTTCACAGAGCCCCCAGAGAGGCAGGCCTGGTCACTGCCTGAGCCTGTGCCGCACTGGAAGCATCTCAGGGTGGTGGCAGACTTCCCTCACAGGCACTGTGGTCCTGGACCAGCGCAGACTGTCCTCGCTCAGCTGTGAGTGTGGGCCCACCTGGCCTGGGCAGCCCGCGCTGGCAGAGCTCGGGCACTGTCACTGTGCCTCCAGCACACCACCTCCTGTCTCTGTGCCTGTTAGACAGAGGCTGTGGTCTAAGCCTGGCACAGGGAGAATTGGAGGTCCCCCCCTATCCTCTGCAGTGAACCGGGCAGGGGGCCCTTTGGGGGCAGAGCGCTGACTCAGGCACTCAGAGTCCTGACTCGGCCCCACGGGGGCCCCTCTGTGCTCGCCATCCTCAGCAGGTTGGCGGTGCCAGGCATCGCTCTGACAAGAGTTGGGAGGTGCCAGCCACCGCTCGCAAAACCTAGGCCGCCACCGCCACTTTCTGTTTATTACCATATTGTACAGGAGTGTTCGTTTTTATCATGATTATCGTGATCATTTAAGTAATACTTTGAAATAAGCATTTacaattttttctccttttccagttttattagatAGAATTACTACAGTTCGACTGCACCTAAAACAAGCATTTTAAAACCCAGCTTATTAGTACAGACGAAAGCAATGTCCCTGTAGCCACAGTCAGAGCATCGGCACCTACATtttgcttccttttctctttcagttGGAATCCTCATTTTGCAtgttatcatattttattttactagagTGAAGTTTCTCTCTTCTGGGTTGGCTTTTTGGGGTCTTGTTGGGAATTCCTTCCTTACCCCAAGGACATACTCTCCATTTCCTTCTAAGTCTTCAAGTTCTGCTTTTCTTAGGCCTAGACTCCATTTCCGTGGATGGATTAAGGTAGAAATCTAGCTCCACCTTTCACACCTGGACACCCTGTTATCTGGTGGGTTTGGGGGCGCCCTCTCCCCATGGGGGCTTTGCGACACCCCCATTGCCTGGGGCAGCTCGCCCTGACTTTTCTGATGGCTCAGCTGTTCTTGGCCCTCGGTTTCCCCAATGAATTTTATGATCACTTTATATTTGTCCCACCCCCAAAAAATCCCATTAGATTTTTCAGTTGCATTGAATTTACAGATTTGGGGAGGTTAGACATTTTGGGGGGGGTTAGGTTTGTTAAAGGAGATACtggagtttgaacccaggacctcgtgtatgccaagcacatgctctaccctcCCCGAGAATGGACATCTTCGATAGTGCTGTCCATCTACAAATACGGCATTAAGTTGTGATAgatttttgctgtttttctccATGAGCAGTTTACTTTTCTCAGATTTAGTTTAGGCATCACCTCATCATTGTTATTCCTTAGATAATCATAGATGATCAGACCTGCAGGTAAGAACCTTAGTTCTTTCCTTTTGAATTCGTACTTTTTCTTGTCACACAGCACTGCCGAGGATCTCAAGGCTGTTGAATAGGGGCACTGGTGGGGCCTTTGTTTGCAAAGCTTTCAAAACACTCCACTAAGAATAAAGGCTCCTATTTGCTGCTGGGTTTACGGTTGTGTGGCTGTTGAAAGTTCACCGATGTATTTTCTAGATGTATCAAGATGAGGaccttatttttttccatcttttgatGCTTTTTTTCTTGACGTTGCTTCCTCTTAGCTGAATTAAGGTTTTAATCTAAGTTCTTAAGTGATATTAGACTGATTTTATTGTACTTTATTTTGCTATCATGATGGTTCTGGCTTCTGTAAAGTCAGTTAGGTAGCCTTCCTGGTTTCCATTCTctgaaacatttcatataaagtaGGCATTTATTCTTGAAGGTCTGAAGTCCTGTTAAAACCAGGTTCAGTATCCTTTGGAAAGGCAGAGATCTTACTAATTAAAACTATACTTGATATTTCTTAAGTTTACTTGGGTCTTTTTCTAACAGCTTAAAAGCTTTCAAGCCTAACTCTTTttatctttctatctttctttttgaaaaatcctTTTTAAGGCCATAAGTTTACCCTTACTTCCTAACCTGTATTTCTTAAATGCCTTTCGACGCTGGATCCTTTAGTCTTTATTCCACTGGGCCAGATTTGCTTTAGTGGCACTCGGGTGTTTCCCAGCACAACTGAAACGGCTGGGAGCAGCGTGGCCCAAGGAGAGGACTGCT
The sequence above is a segment of the Vicugna pacos chromosome 21, VicPac4, whole genome shotgun sequence genome. Coding sequences within it:
- the GSE1 gene encoding genetic suppressor element 1 isoform X6, which translates into the protein MFGLKPPLYYLPGMSHEPKSPSLGMLSTATRTTATVNPLTPSPLNGALVPSGSPATSSALSAQAAPSSSFAAALRKLAKQAEEPRGSSLSSESSPVSSPATNHSSPASTPKRVPMGPIIVPPGGHSVPSTPPVVTIAPTKTVNGVWRSESRQQDASSRGSSGGRERLIVEPPLPQEKAGGPAIPSHLLSTPYPFGISPSSVVQDSRFPPLNLQRPVHHVVPPSTVPEDYLRSFRPYHTAEDLRVSSLPPLGLDPAAAAAYYHPGYLAPHPFPHPAFRMDDSYCLSALRSPFYPIPTPGSLPPLHPSAVHLHLSGIRYPPELSHSSLAALHSERMSSLGTERLQMDEELRREREREREREADREREKEREREREKEREREKELERERERERELERQREQRAREKELLAAKALEPAFLPVAELHGLRSHAAEERAKPPEQLAPTRAEKLKDAGLPAPKPVQHPLHPAPAPHHGLPGLLSNHGLFSLPGSSAATALLIQRTNEEEKWLARQRRLRQEKEDRQSQVSEFRQQVLEQHLDMGRPPAPTETEHRPESTRPGPNRHEPGSRDPPQHFGGPPPLISPKPQHHSVPTALWNPVSLMDSTLDTRRAPEGHPLHSHPTPFEPSRQAAVPLVKVERIYCPEKAEEGPRKREATPLDKYQPPPREAGSLEQPAFPHGSAPFLAELEKSTQTLLGQQRASLAHPAPFGELTGPLKPGSPSRPPASRGPDPAYIYDELLQQRRRLVSKLDLEERRRREAQEKGYYYDLDDSYDESDEEEVRAHLRCVAEQPPLKLDTSSEKLEFLQLFGLTTQQQKEELLTQKRRKRRRMLRERSPSPPTVQSKRQTPSPRLALTTRYSPDEMNCSPNFEEKKKFLTIFNLTHISAEKRKDKEKLVELLQAMKQKALSAAVADPLRNSPRDSPAVSLSEEPATQQVSLDVETPVGVAASSPAGPKATEPGRLEQRRPQELPRVQETAPASGEKARLSETPGGRRSLSMLHYIRGPAPKDVPVPLSHSINGKNKPWEPFVAEEFAHQFHESVLQSTQKALQKHKGTAAVLSAEQNHKVDTSVHYNIPELQASSRLPLPQHNGQQEPPAVRKGPLQQEMDQDSEDDDSDDREEDDEDPPRRKWQGIEAIFEAYQEHIEEQNLERQVLQTQCRRLEAQHYSLSRSAEQLSHSVAELRSQKQKIVSERERLQAELDHLRKCLALPAMHWPRGYFKGYPR
- the GSE1 gene encoding genetic suppressor element 1 isoform X8; protein product: MSHEPKSPSLGMLSTATRTTATVNPLTPSPLNGALVPSGSPATSSALSAQAAPSSSFAAALRKLAKQAEEPRGSSLSSESSPVSSPATNHSSPASTPKRVPMGPIIVPPGGHSVPSTPPVVTIAPTKTVNGVWRSESRQQDASSRGSSGGRERLIVEPPLPQEKAGGPAIPSHLLSTPYPFGISPSSVVQDSRFPPLNLQRPVHHVVPPSTVPEDYLRSFRPYHTAEDLRVSSLPPLGLDPAAAAAYYHPGYLAPHPFPHPAFRMDDSYCLSALRSPFYPIPTPGSLPPLHPSAVHLHLSGIRYPPELSHSSLAALHSERMSSLGTERLQMDEELRREREREREREADREREKEREREREKEREREKELERERERERELERQREQRAREKELLAAKALEPAFLPVAELHGLRSHAAEERAKPPEQLAPTRAEKLKDAGLPAPKPVQHPLHPAPAPHHGLPGLLSNHGLFSLPGSSAATALLIQRTNEEEKWLARQRRLRQEKEDRQSQVSEFRQQVLEQHLDMGRPPAPTETEHRPESTRPGPNRHEPGSRDPPQHFGGPPPLISPKPQHHSVPTALWNPVSLMDSTLDTRRAPEGHPLHSHPTPFEPSRQAAVPLVKVERIYCPEKAEEGPRKREATPLDKYQPPPREAGSLEQPAFPHGSAPFLAELEKSTQTLLGQQRASLAHPAPFGELTGPLKPGSPSRPPASRGPDPAYIYDELLQQRRRLVSKLDLEERRRREAQEKGYYYDLDDSYDESDEEEVRAHLRCVAEQPPLKLDTSSEKLEFLQLFGLTTQQQKEELLTQKRRKRRRMLRERSPSPPTVQSKRQTPSPRLALTTRYSPDEMNCSPNFEEKKKFLTIFNLTHISAEKRKDKEKLVELLQAMKQKALSAAVADPLRNSPRDSPAVSLSEEPATQQVSLDVETPVGVAASSPAGPKATEPGRLEQRRPQELPRVQETAPASGEKARLSETPGGRRSLSMLHYIRGPAPKDVPVPLSHSINGKNKPWEPFVAEEFAHQFHESVLQSTQKALQKHKGTAAVLSAEQNHKVDTSVHYNIPELQASSRLPLPQHNGQQEPPAVRKGPLQQEMDQDSEDDDSDDREEDDEDPPRRKWQGIEAIFEAYQEHIEEQNLERQVLQTQCRRLEAQHYSLSRSAEQLSHSVAELRSQKQKIVSERERLQAELDHLRKCLALPAMHWPRGYFKGYPR
- the GSE1 gene encoding genetic suppressor element 1 isoform X12, producing MGPIIVPPGGHSVPSTPPVVTIAPTKTVNGVWRSESRQQDASSRGSSGGRERLIVEPPLPQEKAGGPAIPSHLLSTPYPFGISPSSVVQDSRFPPLNLQRPVHHVVPPSTVPEDYLRSFRPYHTAEDLRVSSLPPLGLDPAAAAAYYHPGYLAPHPFPHPAFRMDDSYCLSALRSPFYPIPTPGSLPPLHPSAVHLHLSGIRYPPELSHSSLAALHSERMSSLGTERLQMDEELRREREREREREADREREKEREREREKEREREKELERERERERELERQREQRAREKELLAAKALEPAFLPVAELHGLRSHAAEERAKPPEQLAPTRAEKLKDAGLPAPKPVQHPLHPAPAPHHGLPGLLSNHGLFSLPGSSAATALLIQRTNEEEKWLARQRRLRQEKEDRQSQVSEFRQQVLEQHLDMGRPPAPTETEHRPESTRPGPNRHEPGSRDPPQHFGGPPPLISPKPQHHSVPTALWNPVSLMDSTLDTRRAPEGHPLHSHPTPFEPSRQAAVPLVKVERIYCPEKAEEGPRKREATPLDKYQPPPREAGSLEQPAFPHGSAPFLAELEKSTQTLLGQQRASLAHPAPFGELTGPLKPGSPSRPPASRGPDPAYIYDELLQQRRRLVSKLDLEERRRREAQEKGYYYDLDDSYDESDEEEVRAHLRCVAEQPPLKLDTSSEKLEFLQLFGLTTQQQKEELLTQKRRKRRRMLRERSPSPPTVQSKRQTPSPRLALTTRYSPDEMNCSPNFEEKKKFLTIFNLTHISAEKRKDKEKLVELLQAMKQKALSAAVADPLRNSPRDSPAVSLSEEPATQQVSLDVETPVGVAASSPAGPKATEPGRLEQRRPQELPRVQETAPASGEKARLSETPGGRRSLSMLHYIRGPAPKDVPVPLSHSINGKNKPWEPFVAEEFAHQFHESVLQSTQKALQKHKGTAAVLSAEQNHKVDTSVHYNIPELQASSRLPLPQHNGQQEPPAVRKGPLQQEMDQDSEDDDSDDREEDDEDPPRRKWQGIEAIFEAYQEHIEEQNLERQVLQTQCRRLEAQHYSLSRSAEQLSHSVAELRSQKQKIVSERERLQAELDHLRKCLALPAMHWPRGYFKGYPR